The DNA region CTGCTTTCAGTCCCATCTGCTAGTCCTTGCTCTGCAAAAGCCATCATGTGAAAGATATAAAGGgcaagtaaatttattttattctgtcaaGATAAATCAAGTTCACTTAAGGTCTCTTTTTGAAGGAACTAGAAATTATATATTCTTTAGATGGATAAATTCCAAGGTGAAAAGTAGAAAATGATAGACCTTTAAATGGAGctaatgtatttattaataaaagaaatgttgcttatattttagagaatttcttaattttagtttGGGAGTTCATTGGTTGACTCATAACGATGACCATGATGTAATATTTACTCAGACCCTGGTGTTATCTGTAAAAACTCAAGATCAGCTATATGAACAAACATATAATTCTACTCTGGGTTCTATAGCACACATTTTAGCAGAGTCAAAGTGAGTTTGTTTCCACGatgcatataaaatattatcAGGATCTAGATACTAGGCAGCAAGATGAGTGTGGCTGGCTAGGAACATTTGCCTTTAGGGCTGCCCTTAACCTTATACTAGATGAGGGAACCATCCATTTATCAGGATAAAGAAGAGTTGCTTCTCTACTTGAATTTCCTGCAATTGTTCCTCCTTGTCTCAACTTAACATGCAGAATGTAAAGAATCCCACACATACATGGGGTTGGTTTCCTTCTCATGCATATATTCCAGAATGCCATGAGTCATCAAGGGGTGCTGCCATTGTGATGCAACTATGATGACGCCCATGATACCCTGTGATGAACCATAAATGTTCAAAATGTTTAATCTTAGTGTGAAGTAGGTATAAAGTTCACGGCttgaaaatattggaagagattattcACTTACTCTGTGAGTAGTTGCATTTATAAGAGTCACTTAGTTCTTCAATGTGATTAATATAATGTAACTATCATAATGTCAAAGTTAATAATAGTTACCATCTATTGTGCACTCACCCTATGCTAGGATGTGTGCTAATGTTTATATAtcttatttcattgaatctgCTTAACAGCAGGAGGGGgtcattattcctatttttagatgaggaatccgaatttttcaaatattaagtaACTTACTATATGGTGGAATTTGTATATGAAAACCCAACTTGTTTGAATCTAAGCACTCTGTCCCTGTGACGCCATGTTATATTCCACACCAATGTAAATTATCACCCTCTAAATTTCCAATTGGAAAAAGACAGAACAATTCCCATTGTAAAGGCTCCTTTCACTTCAAAGTAAAACACTTTCGATGACAGATAGGCACAACTTGCATTCACATCAATAAGAAGAAAGAGTaataaaaagggaagaagaggacTAGAACAAAATCAAAACCTATGAGAGCAGAAAGCTGCACCGGTGTAGGCTGACAGGCTGCAAGCTAAACAAAATCTCCACCATGTTTTGAAATCTGCGGGTAAGACTGTGAACCTCTCTGAATCACAACTGCCtcattcaccaaaaaagatgaCCATGCAGGCCCCTGCTTCACTCGGGAATGGGCAGTGTCATCTTTCTAGTCTGCTTTTCGGCTCTCAGTCACACCTCGACTTCAGGTATTCTTTCCATTTACACTTTCTGCTGGGAAGGCCACTGAGTGGCCTCTGCATCTTTCCACAGAACTTTCCATGATACACATGGCAAAACTAAACTGCGTCCTGGTTTTTCATGGCACCCAATCCTTCTTTTCATCTGATGTAACAGAATTACTTTCCTATGCATCTGGCTCTCACGTCATTGAGCTACTGGGATCAGGGAGCTGGTCATCATTTAATCTCCCTCTTTACTACCTCCCTgcataaaacacaaaacaagtgGATTACACAAAATATGTTCTCCACAAGTGTCCAATAGGAGAGAAGACATGATTCATGACTGTTTATTTTATCCGACTAAACATACGGTACTATGTAGCCTACTTTATTATGATGtgtcattaaaaaataagtagcTTTTAAAAAGTTTCCCAGAATTAGGACAGATGCACTGTGGCCCACATTCCTAAAAGAGCTGTTTTACTGGAACAGTCACGGAAGAGATACGTATCTTCAGGACAAAGAAACACTAAGAGAGAACAGTGCTTTTTTCGATTCCTCAAGTCAAGAGAAATCCAGTTCTGGAGTTGTCTCTACATCAATGTTAATCAAATTAAGcagctttctccctctcccttcatATTATCTACTTGTCATGATTAAAATGCCTTACTAGCTTCTAAATGGGCCCTAAAAGCTGGCCCTTTTTATCTTGGGATTCCAGAGGCAAAATCTTGGGACCACCCTTCATCCAAATGCCAACATGCTACCAGTAGAGATTATTCCTTTATGTTAAATATTATTCTCTCCCAGAAATTCTCTTTTCAAAGAGAAGTTTAGTCTAAATCCCTTTatcagaaaggaaagagattTTAAGAGTCAAATGAACTTGAAGTTAAATCTATCTGACTTCTGCCATGACCAGCTGTGTAAAGTCCTCCTTGCTTTGTAAAGCTGACATTAGTCCCTCTTGTTAAACAGGGAAAATGATACTTAGCAAGGTTTTTGAATGAGGTGGTACCGGCAATATTTTTAGTGTACtgttctgcaaaataaatgatcaataaataatGACTTTGACGAGGGCCCTGGGACACATAAAGAAACCAGAAGGGAGGTGGTTGGAAATTCTGGCCACTTAGTAGTGGGTGGGAAAGAGCCCCGGCTGAGATATGGTAAATAAAGCAGCTTCTCATGAGGAGGTGTGCTCTCTAGTCATTTAATGCATTTCATTATTCTTGTTAAAGACATCGGGCTACTGTTAAGTCATTCTGGGTCTTAAAGTACTTCTACATCTTAATATGGAACTTTTCTAGTTAATCCCTGTCTGTTGTAATACCAGATCAACCAAAGTATATTCGGAGGGTTTTCAGAGAGTTTGAAACTTCGGGATTTTTGAATGTCAGATACTAGCTCCCAAACTCCACTCCTTCCCTTGAACAtagatctgtttttttttgtttttttgttttttgtttttttttcagcttgCAGCGAGgggtttaattttcatttcctcccaGCGGCTGTCTACGGTCCCAGAAGGTGGGGCGCCTGGCATCCGTGTGTGCTTTGGAGGTAGTAACCTCTCCCGGGGCTGCCGCCCGCCTCCACCCGCCGCGGCGGCCTTGACGTCACAGACGATGCCCGGCTCCCCGCCCGGCCTATAAAGCGGCAGGTGCGCGCCGCGCCTCCGGAACGTTCGCATACCTTGCGCGCGAGAAGGAGCCCAGGGATCCCGAAGCGAGCTTCAGGAGCTGCCTCCAGCGCCCGAGCCCGGCCGGGCCTGCGAGCACGGCCGCAAGACTCCCCTtgtcccccctccccgcccccccacctcctcctccctccagcaGCTCCAGGCTGAGTTGCCCCAGAGACCGCGACGCCGCCGCTCCGAGGGACCAATGAGAGCCCCGCTGCTGCCGCCGGCGCCTGTGGTGCTGTCGCTCTTGATCTTCTGCTCAGGTGAGGACATCCCGGCTCTGAGCCGCTGCCCAGCGCTTCTCCCACCGCGGGCACCTCTTGAATTTTGCTGCTGCTTTTCCAAAATAACCGCCCCTCGTCGCCCCCGGCTCTGTCCCGTGGGAGCTGATCGAGGTCCCTCCCTCCCAAtggtccctcccttcctccttccctgggaGGTAGAGAAAAGTGGGTGTGTGTCTTAGATGTTCCAGGCTAGCAAGAGGGAGCCTGAGAAACCTTGTACTCTTACTTTAGTCCAGCTGAAGGAGAACTTACAGATCCTGTGATCCAAATAAAGATAAAGATAAGATAAAGAAACCGAggtacagagaggtgaagtgatttcCGCAGATCCTGGAGAAGAGTGGTTAAGTCTCGGACCGAGGAGTGCTAACTCCTGCCTAAATTCTCCATCTCCTCTGACAagtgattttgtttttacttttctacAGGGCCTCGCATCGTCCCAGGGAGAAGttagagatatgggaacatatgtatatgtataactgattcactttgttataaagcagaaactaacacaccattgtaaagcaatcatactccagtaaagatgttaaaaaaaaaaaagtaccactcTGATGCTGTTTTATTGAGACCTAAAAGATAAAGCAGGGGCTTAACTCTGGCCCCCAAATCTTACCTAGTCCCTAGTTTCTACTCTACGTGAGAACAATAATAAGAAACAATGGCAATAAGAATAATTATTATCAACTACTGTTTACATTTGATATACATACTCTTGTTAAAACTGTGAGCACGTGTCAGGAAAATCTGGTATTTATCTCTAGAACCTGTTTATTAAAATGGGACAGGTAACATCCTAGAAACTACAAATGCATTTGGTATGTGAAGTTATGACAATATTTAGGTATTACttcttaaataattatattacattCATTTGCCTTCTTGGTAgtattttttttggtgtggaAATTAATGTAGGCTATCtgtggaaaagaaaacaatgaaagaagCTCTGTAACTGGCACAACAAACAGCCATTTGTTGGCAAAATGTGAAGTTGCTTTCATAAGTGACTCAATCACAAACAATAGCACATGTGCAATAACTGCTTTGAAGATAAACCTGTCTCCCGGATGCAACTGACTGGTGAGAAAAGGCATTCtgctttactttctcttttcttccctttttcttgctCCCATAGCCCATTATACTGCTGGATTAGACGTCAATGACACTTACTCTGGAAAAGGGGAACCACTTTCTGGGGACCACATTGCTGATAGATTTGAGCTGACCTCAAGAAGTCAGATGTCCTCGGGAAGTAAGATTTCTCCTGAGAGTGAAATGCCTTCTAGTAGCGAACTGTCCTCGGAGATTGACTTTGACTATGCAGAAGAGTACGACAACGAACCACAAATACTTGACTACATTGTAGAGGATTTACTCAGAGGTGAGTAGAGGATAAGGTGACAGTGTAGCCTATAAGATGTGTGGTTTGGATGAGCAAAGCTGCTTCCAAAGAAAAGCTGCTCCCCAGATCTCCCAAGGGCTTTCTTGCATGTATGATTGTTGTACACCCCACTAGGTAAGCTAGCAACTGAGGTGGAAAGGGCTACTTGTTTGCACATCCTATGTGTCTGGACCTCTAACAAACGTTTTATATCTAGTGAGTCTAATCTTCACAACTCTGTGAAGTAGGAATtgttatcattttacagatgtgataaCTAAAGCTCAAGAAGGTTAAGCATTCTGCCCCAAATTCCACAGCCAGAATGAGAAACTCCAATCTGTTTGGTCCCAGCTACTCTGCCACacgaccccccccacccccaatctgaGAAACAGATTAAACATCAACCAGTCCTATATACTTAGTATCTCAGCTTTTATAGCCACTCCCCGCCacacttttctctaaataactGCATTTTGACACAAATAAGGGAACAGAAAGAAGTAATGGGAGAGGAACAATTGGATCTTAGCCTTTGTGAATTAGATGTTGAGAAattggtaataataatagtaataccaCCTTATGGAAATATTAAAGGACAAATACACATGGATTTTATATTGCTAAAATCACTATTTAACCCCAAATCTCATTTGTCAGTTAAATAATAGTGAcctataattttcttctcttttgctgtTATCTGATCTTTTAAAAAGAGCATTTGCTTAAAATGAGGGTACCAAAGTAAGAGGTCAGTATTGTTCATTTCCCTCATATTACTTTGCAGTTTGAGGCCAGATCATCAATAAATCAGATCTAAATATCCTAGGAGCATCCACTATGGAGGCAGGACTTAAGGACCCTCTTTCCTGACTGTAGTTTCCCTGAATCCTCCCCATCTGTCTAGCTCCCAGAACTGGTGAAGGGATAGCAGGTGACACCAAAAGGACAGTGACTGGGTTAAGTGGCAGGTGGGAAAAGCTTTATCGAACACTCCACTTTCCTCCTTTGCTTCAGAATTTGTGCTTTTATAATACATAAGGTGAAGGGGTCcatctataatttttatttttgaggggGATGAGATTAGACCATTAAGACTCTAGAAACTATTGTCTTAAAGATGCTTCAAGTTAACATTTCATAAGGCCAAATGAATTGTTGGTGATGAAAATGTCTAGTGGATAAAATTGCAATGCATTGTGAAATAGAGAGAAAATTGATCCATGGGGTTAATGTCTACTGAAGCACTTCAGCATAGTGACCATTTGTCTCTGTCTAAAATTTgtaatatatctgataaagtacATCACAGTGATTTGAAATGTTTCTGTTGGAGGAATTATCCTAATCTGTGGTACTTTTCTTATCATCAGAGGAAAGTTTCAATATAAAAATTGCATAGCCACCTATTAAACATTGCTCCTAATTTGACTATTGTTAATGTTGATATAGTAACTgctaaaatattcataatatttattAGTCATTACCTTAATCATAGGGTTCTATCTTTGATACCCTACCCTATGTTTCCAGGGTTTTCTATTTAATGGGTACTGCAGGACCATTATGACTAATTTTATTAAGACACTATGATATTTTCCTCTTTCCACTGGACTCTGCTAAATACTTGCTCAGATAAACCTATTGAGGAATTAGTATAACAAAATGCACAGCTCTAACATGGAAACTCCTTCTTCTTATATTTACCATATGGCTATACTATACCCCGCATAACTGTAACACTGAACAAAGGTTTCTGTGGATCTGAAGAGTTAGGATGAATCTATGAAGCAGCAAGTACAACTATTTCTGGACTCCCCTTTTTCAAATAGATTGATCACAGAAATGAGCCTCCAGAAGGTATCGATTAATTATAATCTGTTGTAATCTGGGAGTTGGAGAAAATTGATCAACCCTAATGTataattctgttttcttcatttcaagtaTTACACACTAATTCCCAATTATGATAGTGAGCACAAGACCAATATGAGTAAAGAAAAATCATCAGATATACTCGAATCCCACTTTAATTAAAGGAACTGAACTTTTTCCAAGTAAAAACATAATATGGTAGGGAAATAATAGGCTTTAACATCCCAGGACTGCCATTTTATAGCTACGTGTCCTAGTGCAATTTACTTGTCTTTACTcaacttcatttttctcatctgtatcaTCTGGATAGTAACAATCCATTCAGTTGTGATTTGGGTTAATTAAATTAATGATCATTACCAAGAACTTGGTATGTATTCgaagtgaaaaaaatgtttaaaatatttcatggaCTTTCTTAGACAAGTAACTCCTACTACTCCtattatcaataataataatattactgacacaaataaattcaaaatatgttTCTAAGCTAATAAAATAACGAAAGGGTTCAGATCTTTAAGTGCCACACAATACAGATATTCTCTTTGTTCAATTATTGTGTATGAGTTGTGTTAAATAATGAGAGAAATATGGCTGTTATCCCTGTGAGCTCTCACTGCTAGGACTTCTTTCTCTCATGTCTCCACAATGGTATTCCAGGTGAAGAGAGACTGTTatcaataaatcttttttttcagttgaacAGGTAGTTAAGCCCAAGAAAGACGAAACTGAAAGTGAAAAGACTTCAGATAaacccaaaagaaagaaaaagggaggcaaaaatggaaaaaatagaagaaatagaaagaagaaaaatccatgTGATGCAGCATTCCAAAATTTCTGCATTCATGGAGATTGCAAATTTATAGAGCACCTGGAAACAGTATCATGCCAGTAAGTTTTCCTAAATTATGTAGAATTCTATATTTCTAACACTGTGTCTGAAACCCTGAACTGCagaaaaccatttatttttttcaacgtATAAACCAGGGGtttgcaaactttttcttaaagaaacagGTAGGAAATATTTTGGGCTTCGTGGGTCAAGATGAAGTATGTACTCGTATAACCAATTAAAATATAGccatttgaaaatagaaaaaacattcTTGGCTTGCATGCTGTAAAAGACCTGGCAAATGGCCAGATTTAACCCATGGGCGATAGTCTGCTAAACCCTGGTGAAAAccatcattttacaatatatatttacaaaaccGCTTGATAAAAAAGGAACTAAAGGCAGTTTTCACATAATGTTGTTCTAGCTTCCTTCCCCCCAAAAGCCGCTAGCACATTAAATGATAGTGGAATGTATTCGCTCCATAACAAGTCACTGACCTCATCAGTTGGTCATACATGGAGCACAAAGAATGAATAGGTGTGTCTTGGAATATCACACCCAAACGAATCTCAACTTTTTCTTATACTAATAGATCTTTGGCTCAAATGCATTCTGTGTCTCATCattttgaaatacaaataaatatatggcatgacattttttaatgttggaattaatgttttttttatgATCTGGAAAGCAAACATAAAATTTATTGGAATTTTTTCagtgattataattttaaaatatgggtgTTTGCAGATGTCATCAGGATTACTTTGGTGAACGATGTGGGGAAAAGTCCATGAAGATTCACAGCATGGCTGACAGCGATTTATCAAAAATTGCTTTAACAGTTATGGCTGCTTTTGTCTCCACTATGAGCTTCACagctattgttgttgttattacatCCCTGTAAGTAAGGCATATCTTAAAAATCCCTAATAAAATAATGCCAGGttaattttttcagtatttctaaCACAGTGtggtatcatattttagatgAGTTATTCTATTGGTGGCATAAGATCTTTGGTTATATCTTTACACTTCATTGACAACTCATAGAATATGGTCAAATGCATATTACTTGGGCCACCATTGAAACTTAATACGTGAAGCCCTTTTCTTGAACTTAAATTGATAGTTTTGTTTCATGTTATATGGCTACTCATGGTTACTTCCAAATCTCAGAGAGTTGATATCGCCTATGACTATATTAAGCTAAAACAAGCCTCCCTGAAGCTAATTAAGGCCTGGTTCGTAGTAGGTTGTCAGAGATATTGCTTTGGTACTAAAAAATCACAAAAAGCTTCAACCCAGGAGCCAAGAAAATATGTCTTCTGCTCCTATTAGAATGCAAAATTCTGAGTTAGGACTTTTATAGCATGGTGTACTGACATACTTAGAGCTTATGCCTATTATTGTCAAGTGCAATATGggaactcaatttttaaaataaatttcctccATATGGCATGGCAG from Mesoplodon densirostris isolate mMesDen1 chromosome 1, mMesDen1 primary haplotype, whole genome shotgun sequence includes:
- the AREG gene encoding amphiregulin; amino-acid sequence: MRAPLLPPAPVVLSLLIFCSAHYTAGLDVNDTYSGKGEPLSGDHIADRFELTSRSQMSSGSKISPESEMPSSSELSSEIDFDYAEEYDNEPQILDYIVEDLLRVEQVVKPKKDETESEKTSDKPKRKKKGGKNGKNRRNRKKKNPCDAAFQNFCIHGDCKFIEHLETVSCQCHQDYFGERCGEKSMKIHSMADSDLSKIALTVMAAFVSTMSFTAIVVVITSLLRKRYFRGYEGAAEERKKLQQENGKSYAIA